The Hippocampus zosterae strain Florida chromosome 20, ASM2543408v3, whole genome shotgun sequence genome contains a region encoding:
- the flt1 gene encoding vascular endothelial growth factor receptor 1 isoform X4: MNFLLAFLFCGLYALFAKGADVEGNGKYGVPVLEGTQGQLVLELNQTLELSCRGRWELSWSFPPNLPHDRIRVEESRCGKSQRLHCSRLTLLGGARPHHTGYFLCRYRHRVERQASVYVYVADSRQPFVDHPEMSPDVLYMKEKQPLVIPCRVTHPNVTSTLVKFPNHSLSPDQRNIVWSTRRGFTIRTPTFFYIGLFFCQTLVDGVAHKSRIYIVHRPVSNILDVYLNSSGPVQALKGERLVLNCTATGELNTRVNISWDYPGKTSNSGSTSKRLLKHRTHMLFYNILTIPKLRRSDRGLYTCRVSSGNKTKQQKVTVTVYDRPFIRLKPRRGTVMEVQAGQKAYRISPKLRAFPAPEVIWLKDGMLAAEQCSRYHLDGHSLVIRDVAEEDAGKYTVRVRIQEHGLYQNLTLILVVNVSPQIAEKAVSSQSAAAVPRGSRQSVHCTSHGVPAPHVHWLWHPCPPKGLLAALQA, from the exons ATGAACTTTCTGCTCGCGTTtctgttttgtggattgtacGCGCTCTTTGCCAAAG GTGCAGACGTGGAGGGCAACGGTAAATACGGTGTGCCTGTGTTGGAAGGGACGCAAGGACAGCTCGTCCTGGAGCTCAACCAGACCCTGGAGCTCAGCTGCAG AGGTCGCTGGGAGCTGTCGTGGTCTTTCCCGCCCAACCTGCCTCACGACCGGATCCGCGTGGAGGAATCCCGCTGCGGCAAGTCGCAACGGCTGCACTGTAGTCGCCTGACACTGCTGGGCGGTGCCCGGCCACACCACACGGGCTATTTCCTGTGCCGATACCGACACAGAGTGGAACGGCAGGCGTCGGTTTACGTGTATGTGGCAG ACAGTCGGCAGCCATTTGTGGACCATCCAGAGATGAGCCCCGATGTTTTGTACATGAAGGAGAAGCAGCCGCTGGTCATCCCCTGCAGGGTCACTCACCCAAATGTCACCAGCACCTTGGTCAAA TTCCCCAACCACAGCTTGAGTCCCGACCAGAGGAACATCGTGTGGAGCACCAGGCGGGGCTTCACCATCCGGACTCCCACCTTCTTCTACATCGGCCTCTTCTTCTGCCAGACCCTCGTCGACGGTGTGGCGCACAAGTCGCGCATCTACATCGTCCACCGGCCAG TGAGTAACATCTTGGACGTGTATCTGAACAGCAGCGGTCCCGTGCAGGCCTTAAAGGGGGAGAGGCTGGTGCTCAACTGCACCGCCACCGGAGAACTGAACACCAGGGTCAACATCTCATGGGACTACCCTGGAAAG ACGAGCAACAGCGGCTCCACGTCCAAGCGTCTGCTCAAGCACAGAACGCACATGTTGTTCTACAACATCCTGACCATCCCCAAGCTGCGGCGCTCCGACCGCGGCCTGTACACGTGTCGCGTCAGCAGcggcaacaaaaccaaacagcaGAAAGTTACCGTCACCGTCTACG ATCGTCCCTTCATCCGATTGAAGCCCAGACGAGGAACTGTCATGGAGGTCCAAGCGGGTCAAAAGGCCTACCGAATTTCACCCAAACTCCGAGCGTTCCCGGCTCCCGAAGTCATCTG GTTGAAGGACGGCATGCTGGCAGCCGAGCAATGCTCCCGCTACCACCTCGACGGCCATTCGCTGGTCATCCGCGACGTGGCGGAGGAGGATGCTGGGAAATATACCGTGCGCGTACGCATCCAGGAGCACGGACTCTACCAGAACCTCACGCTGATACTCGTGGTCAACG TGAGCCCCCAGATCGCCGAGAAAGCCGTGTCGTCGCAGAGCGCGGCCGCCGTGCCGCGGGGGAGCCGGCAGTCCGTGCACTGCACGTCCCACGGCGTCCCCGCGCCGCACGTCCACTGGCTGTGGCACCCGTGTCCGCCCAAAGGCCT